The following are from one region of the Takifugu rubripes chromosome 16, fTakRub1.2, whole genome shotgun sequence genome:
- the arhgap18 gene encoding rho GTPase-activating protein 18 isoform X1 gives MSQDESHGVVLTGYHSNAELLPKVGPRAPARPSAVDPEPTAPSRRTGHYTIQQHQNTHGDQHGPSTTADGTKPTQPLPIPRTQPPCSSPRQSPRTLPSCQRCNSQDSLDELEMNDYWKEVENIASSERGAGRGDGEGDGEAHEEEHQKIPEEGEQAEAWLKEAGLEGLYDSSLEGNSDQEEDNVGFLSTLTRTQAAAVERRVKSAYQTQRRRNRQHVPDVRDIFKPPRMSDMPSKYEEGSENGKKDVTSAAAETDTELNVEVAFSEQALTYRGNHQRSKFTSPKSPDDKLPNFKLLRDKTGQTRIGDLSLLDMKKVHRLVLVESTALFDTAGIDLKPHKAVKIKSRESGLFGVPLTSLLDQDQKRIPGTKVPFILQRLISHIEEQGLDTEGLLRIPGAATRVKALCQELESSFYDGTFPWEHLKQHDAASLLKLFIRELPHPLLTVEYLSAFIAIDKLPIKKQQLHALNLLVLLLPEANRDTLKTLVEFFQRVIDHQAENKMTLNNVSVIMAPNIFMFKGFRSKITEQQEYSMAAGTANIVRLLIRYQNLLWTIPKFIMNQVRQQNMENQRKQKERAVRKLLKMITTDKPSERTIPEESSQGFIRIHAPQFRKVSMAVELTEDLQASDVLTRFLSQDRSLVVKPEDLSLYEIGGNIKERCLDGETYMKDLIQLNPTAEWVIKVVQR, from the exons ATGAGCCAGGACGAGTCCCACGGAGTGGTTTTAACGGGTTACCACAGTAACGCGGAATTGTTACCGAAAGTTGGACCGCGTGCACCCGCCCGTCCGTCAGCCGTGGACCCGGAGCCCACCGCGCCCAG TCGCAGAACGGGCCACTACACgatccagcagcaccagaacacACACGGCGACCAGCATGGACCCTCCACGACCGCTGACGGGACAAAACCCACTCAGCCGCTGCCCATCCCGAGGACCCAGCCCccctgcagcagccccagacAAAGCCCCAGAACGCTGCCCTCGTGTCAGCGCTGCAACTCTCAG GACTCTCTAGACGAGCTGGAGATGAACGACTACTGGAAGGAAGTGGAGAACATCGCCAGCTCTGAacgaggagcaggaagaggggaCGGTGAAGGAGACGGGGAAGCGCACGAGGAGGAGCATCAGAAAATTCCTGAGG agGGTGAACAGGCAGAAGCATGGCTAAAGGAGGCGGGGCTTGAAGGGCTCTATGACAGCTCATTGGAGGGCAACTCGGATCAG GAAGAAGACAACGTGGGGTTCCTGTCGACACTGACCAGAACGCAGGCGGCAGCCGTGGAACGTCGGGTGAAGTCGGCCTACCAGACACAGCGGCGCCGCAACCGCCAGCACGTTCCAGATGTTAGAGATATATTCAAACCTCCTCGAATG AGTGACATGCCAAGTAAATACGAAGAGGGAAGTGAGAATGGGAAAAAAGATGTaacttcagctgcagctg AAACAGATACTGAGCTGAACGTTGAAGTGGCGTTTTCAGAGCAGGCACTCACTTACAGGGGCAACCATCAGAGGTCaaaattcacaagtcctaagTCTCCAGATGACAAACTACCa AACTTTAAACTGCTTAGAGATAAAACTGGTCAGACCAGAATAGGAGATCTGTCTCTGCTTGATATGAAAAAG GTACACAGATTAGTTCTAGTGGAATCGACTGCTCTGTTTGACACTGCAGGAATAGACCTTAAACCCCACAAAGCTGTCAAAATAAAGAGTAGAG AGAGTGGTCTGTTTGGTGTTCCTCTCACCTCGTTactggaccaggaccagaagCGGATTCCTGGGACCAAAGTGCCATTCATACTGCAAAGG CTCATCAGTCACATCGAGGAGCAGGGCTTAGACACAGAGGGGCTCCTCAGGATCCCTGGAGCTGCCACGAGAGTCAAG GCGCTGTGTCAGGAGCTTGAGTCCTCTTTCTATGATGGCACGTTTCCATGGGAACATTTGAAACAGCATGATGCTGCTAGCCTTTTAAAGCTGTTCATCAGGGAGTTGCCCCACCCTTTACTGACTGTGGAATACCTCAGCGCATTTATTGCTATCGATA AACTTCCTATaaagaaacagcagctgcatgCTTTGAACCTGTTGGtccttttgttgcctgaggcaaaTCGGGATACTTTGAAG ACACTTGTGGAGTTTTTCCAGCGTGTGATCGACCACCAGGCTGAGAATAAAATGACCCTCAATAATGTTTCAGTCATCATGGCGCCCAACATCTTCATGTTTAAGGGATTCCGCTCAAAGATTACAGAACAACAGGAGTACTCCATGGCAGCAGGCACAGCTAACATTGTCCGGCTGCTAATCAGATACCAGAATCTTTTATGGACT ATCCCCAAATTCATTATGAATCAGGTCCGACAGCAAAATATGGAAAATCAGCGCAAGCAAAAAGAGAGGGCTGTAAGGAAGCTGCTTAAGATGATTACCACCGACAAACCATCTGAGAGGACCATCCCAGAG GAGAGCTCACAGGGGTTCATACGCATCCATGCGCCGCAGTTCCGTAAAGTCTCCATGGCTGTTGAGCTGACTGAAGACCTGCAAGCTTCTGATGTGTTGACACGCTTCCTCAGCCAggacag GTCGTTGGTTGTGAAACCAGAAGATCTGTCTCTTTATGAGATCGGAGGCAACATCA AGGAGAGGTGTCTAGATGGAGAGACGTACATGAAAGACCTCATCCAACTGAACCCAACAGCAGAGTGGGTCATCAAAGTGGTGCAGAGATAA
- the sel1l gene encoding protein sel-1 homolog 1 isoform X2, translated as MVSYSTMGYTRYLKTARTFCCLCILLTVFVKGIRAEEDQHYRPELKSYHDPDSEEEDGHHVSEIVAGASVTSSYTVSQIDEEKQTHNDEGEREKVEEEDLPEQPPPVEEKPKEVPVVNGGTADGEPCIFPFLFQKKEYTDCTTDGRGDGRLWCATTYDYNMDKKWGFCETEEQSQQRLQAEEAEQQYQNLLHMLNITTKRSQRRELYEKLLKVAETGHQKSLEKVGYGMLFGDYMNQNINKAKEIFEKLAVEGSPRAQTALGFLYAAGLGVNSSQAKALVYYTFGALGGNLIAHMILGYRYWGGVGVPQSCESALTHYRLVANQVASEVTLTGGTAVQKIRLLDEAENPGSTSGMLEEDLIQYYQFLAEKGDVQAQVGLGQLHLHGGRGVEQNHQRAFDYFTQAANAGNTHAMAFLGKMYSDGSEFLPQNNETALKYFKKASELGNPVGQSGLGMAYLYGRGVPVNYDLALKYFQKAAEQGLVDGQLQLGTMYYNGIGVKRDYKQALKFFNLASQAGHVLAFYYLAQMHATGTGVMRSCHTAVELFKNVCERGRWSERLMTAYGSFREGETDAALVQYLLLAEQGYEVAQSNVAFILDQKGAKIFSENETYPRALLHWTRAAAQGYTVARIKLGDYHYYGYGTDVDYETAVIHYRLASEQQHSAQAMFNLGYMHEKGLGIKQDIHLAKRFYDMAAEASPDAQVPVFLALCKLGLVYTLQYLQDLNVDLDQLLGPEWDLYLMTVLALLLGTVIAYRQRQHQIIVPPRVPAPAPPPPPPPRAPQEQLQAQAEEHSQAGAEDQGQGETQAPGEEEGQEQ; from the exons ATGGTTAGCTACTCAACAATGGGCTATACGAGGTATTTAAAGACTGCACGGACGTTTTGCTGTTTGTGTATTCTGCTGACAGTCTTCGTCAAAGGAATACGTGCTG AGGAGGATCAACACTACCGACCTGAGCTCAAG tCTTACCATGACCCAGactctgaggaggaagatggccATCATGTTTCAGAAATTGTGGCTGGTGCATCTGTCACCTCCAGTTATACAGTGTCCCAAATAGATGAAGAGAAGCAGACTCACAAtgatgaaggagagagagagaaggtggaggaagaggacctCCCTGAGCAGCCCCCTCCTGTTGAAGAAAAGCCTAAAGAAG TTCCTGTGGTGAATGGAGGCACAGCCGATGGAGAACCTTGTATCTTCcctttcctcttccagaagaagGAATACACAGACTGTACCACTGATGGACGTGGGGACGGGCGGTTGTGGTGCGCCACAACATATGACTATAATATGGATAAAAAGTGGGGTTTCTGTGAGA CGGAGGAGCAGTcacagcagaggctgcaggcgGAGGAGGCCGAGCAGCAGTATCAAAATCTCCTGCACATGCTGAATATCACCAccaagaggagccagaggagaga GTTATATGAGAAACTGCTGAAGGTCGCTGAGACGGGCCACCAGAAATCCCTGGAGAAGGTGGGCTACGGCATGCTGTTCGGAGACTACATGAACCAGAACATCAACAAGGCTAAGGAGATATTTGAAAAGCTCGCCGTGGAGGGCTCGCCCAGAGCTCAGACG GCTCTCGGGTTTTTGTATGCAGCAGGGCTCGGAGTTAACTCGAGTCAGGCCAAG GCTTTGGTTTATTACACGTTTGGAGCACTGGGTGGAAACCTGATCGCTCACATGATTCTG GGATACAGATACTGGGGCGGTGTTGGTGTTCCACAGAGCTGCGAGTCGGCGTTAACGCACTACAGGCTCGTGGCAAATCAGG TGGCCAGTGAGGTGACGCTGACAGGAGGTACGGCTGTACAGAAGATCAGGCTTTTGGACGAGGCGGAGAACCCAGGATCTACCAGCGggatgctggaggaggacctgaTCCAGTACTACCAGTTTTTAGCTGAGAAAGGAGACGTACAAGCCCAG GTCGGATTGGGTCAGTTACACCTGCACGGAGGACGTGGAGTGGAGCAGAACCATCAG AGGGCTTTTGACTACTTCACCCAGGCTGCCAATGCAGGAAACACGCACGCCATGGCGTTCCTCGGCAAG ATGTATTCAGACGGCAGCGAGTTTCTCCCGCAGAATAATGAGACGGCCCTGAAATACTTCAAGAAAGCCTCCGAGTTG GGAAACCCAGTGGGACAGAGCGGCCTTGGCATGGCCTACCTGTATGGAAGAGGCGTCCCAGTG AACTACGATCTGGCGCTGAAATACTTCCAGAAGGCAGCAGAGCAGGGTCTGGTTGATGGACAGCTCCAGTTGGGTACCATGTACTACA ATGGCATCGGTGTGAAGCGAGATTACAAACAGGCTCTTAAATTCTTCAACCTGGCCTCCCAGGCGGGCCACGTCCTGGCCTTCTACTACTTGGCCCAGATGCATGCCACCGGTACGGGTGTGATGCGTTCCTGCCATACAGCCGTGGAG CTTTTCAAAAACGTGTGTGAACGTGGCCGATGGTCGGAGCGTCTCATGACGGCGTACGGCAGCTTCAGGGAGGGCGAAACGGACGCTGCGCTGGTCCAGTACCTGCTGCTGGCAGAGCAGGGCTACGAGGTGGCTCAGAGCAACGTGGCCTTTATTCTGGATCAGA AAGGTGCGAAGATCTTCAGCGAGAATGAGACCTATCCTCGCGCCCTCCTCCACTGGACAAGAGCTGCAGCACAAG GTTACACTGTAGCGAGGATTAAACTCGGCGACTACCATTATTACGGCTACGGCACTGATGTGGACTACGAGACGGCCGTCATTCATTACAGGCTGGCGtcggagcagcagcacagtgccCAGGCCATGTTTAACCTGGGTTATATGCACGAGAAAGGCCTGGGCATCAAACAG GACATTCATTTAGCCAAGCGTTTCTACGACATGGCTGCAGAAGCCAGTCCAGATGCCCAGGTCCCAGTTTTTCTGGCTCTGTGCAAGCTCGGTCTGGTTTACACTCTGCAGTACCTGCAGGATCTCAAT GTGGACCTGGACCAGCTTCTGGGCCCCGAGTGGGACCTCTACCTCATGACCGTCCTCGCCCTGCTGCTGGGCACAGTCATTGCCTACAGACAGCGGCAGCACCAAATCATAGTACCCCCGCGGGTGCCtgcccccgcccctcccccgcctccacCTCCAAGAGCCCCCCAGGAACAGTTGCAGGCCCAGGCTGAGGAGCACTCGCAGGCGGGGGCCGAGGACCAGGGCCAGGGAGAAACGCAAGCCccgggggaagaggaggggcagGAACAGTGA
- the arhgap18 gene encoding rho GTPase-activating protein 18 isoform X3 — MWNQGMVYFRRLSYCCRRTGHYTIQQHQNTHGDQHGPSTTADGTKPTQPLPIPRTQPPCSSPRQSPRTLPSCQRCNSQDSLDELEMNDYWKEVENIASSERGAGRGDGEGDGEAHEEEHQKIPEEGEQAEAWLKEAGLEGLYDSSLEGNSDQEEDNVGFLSTLTRTQAAAVERRVKSAYQTQRRRNRQHVPDVRDIFKPPRMSDMPSKYEEGSENGKKDVTSAAAETDTELNVEVAFSEQALTYRGNHQRSKFTSPKSPDDKLPNFKLLRDKTGQTRIGDLSLLDMKKVHRLVLVESTALFDTAGIDLKPHKAVKIKSRESGLFGVPLTSLLDQDQKRIPGTKVPFILQRLISHIEEQGLDTEGLLRIPGAATRVKALCQELESSFYDGTFPWEHLKQHDAASLLKLFIRELPHPLLTVEYLSAFIAIDKLPIKKQQLHALNLLVLLLPEANRDTLKTLVEFFQRVIDHQAENKMTLNNVSVIMAPNIFMFKGFRSKITEQQEYSMAAGTANIVRLLIRYQNLLWTIPKFIMNQVRQQNMENQRKQKERAVRKLLKMITTDKPSERTIPEESSQGFIRIHAPQFRKVSMAVELTEDLQASDVLTRFLSQDRSLVVKPEDLSLYEIGGNIKERCLDGETYMKDLIQLNPTAEWVIKVVQR; from the exons ATGTGGAATCAGGGAATGGTTTATTTCAGGCGCCTCAGCTACTGTTG TCGCAGAACGGGCCACTACACgatccagcagcaccagaacacACACGGCGACCAGCATGGACCCTCCACGACCGCTGACGGGACAAAACCCACTCAGCCGCTGCCCATCCCGAGGACCCAGCCCccctgcagcagccccagacAAAGCCCCAGAACGCTGCCCTCGTGTCAGCGCTGCAACTCTCAG GACTCTCTAGACGAGCTGGAGATGAACGACTACTGGAAGGAAGTGGAGAACATCGCCAGCTCTGAacgaggagcaggaagaggggaCGGTGAAGGAGACGGGGAAGCGCACGAGGAGGAGCATCAGAAAATTCCTGAGG agGGTGAACAGGCAGAAGCATGGCTAAAGGAGGCGGGGCTTGAAGGGCTCTATGACAGCTCATTGGAGGGCAACTCGGATCAG GAAGAAGACAACGTGGGGTTCCTGTCGACACTGACCAGAACGCAGGCGGCAGCCGTGGAACGTCGGGTGAAGTCGGCCTACCAGACACAGCGGCGCCGCAACCGCCAGCACGTTCCAGATGTTAGAGATATATTCAAACCTCCTCGAATG AGTGACATGCCAAGTAAATACGAAGAGGGAAGTGAGAATGGGAAAAAAGATGTaacttcagctgcagctg AAACAGATACTGAGCTGAACGTTGAAGTGGCGTTTTCAGAGCAGGCACTCACTTACAGGGGCAACCATCAGAGGTCaaaattcacaagtcctaagTCTCCAGATGACAAACTACCa AACTTTAAACTGCTTAGAGATAAAACTGGTCAGACCAGAATAGGAGATCTGTCTCTGCTTGATATGAAAAAG GTACACAGATTAGTTCTAGTGGAATCGACTGCTCTGTTTGACACTGCAGGAATAGACCTTAAACCCCACAAAGCTGTCAAAATAAAGAGTAGAG AGAGTGGTCTGTTTGGTGTTCCTCTCACCTCGTTactggaccaggaccagaagCGGATTCCTGGGACCAAAGTGCCATTCATACTGCAAAGG CTCATCAGTCACATCGAGGAGCAGGGCTTAGACACAGAGGGGCTCCTCAGGATCCCTGGAGCTGCCACGAGAGTCAAG GCGCTGTGTCAGGAGCTTGAGTCCTCTTTCTATGATGGCACGTTTCCATGGGAACATTTGAAACAGCATGATGCTGCTAGCCTTTTAAAGCTGTTCATCAGGGAGTTGCCCCACCCTTTACTGACTGTGGAATACCTCAGCGCATTTATTGCTATCGATA AACTTCCTATaaagaaacagcagctgcatgCTTTGAACCTGTTGGtccttttgttgcctgaggcaaaTCGGGATACTTTGAAG ACACTTGTGGAGTTTTTCCAGCGTGTGATCGACCACCAGGCTGAGAATAAAATGACCCTCAATAATGTTTCAGTCATCATGGCGCCCAACATCTTCATGTTTAAGGGATTCCGCTCAAAGATTACAGAACAACAGGAGTACTCCATGGCAGCAGGCACAGCTAACATTGTCCGGCTGCTAATCAGATACCAGAATCTTTTATGGACT ATCCCCAAATTCATTATGAATCAGGTCCGACAGCAAAATATGGAAAATCAGCGCAAGCAAAAAGAGAGGGCTGTAAGGAAGCTGCTTAAGATGATTACCACCGACAAACCATCTGAGAGGACCATCCCAGAG GAGAGCTCACAGGGGTTCATACGCATCCATGCGCCGCAGTTCCGTAAAGTCTCCATGGCTGTTGAGCTGACTGAAGACCTGCAAGCTTCTGATGTGTTGACACGCTTCCTCAGCCAggacag GTCGTTGGTTGTGAAACCAGAAGATCTGTCTCTTTATGAGATCGGAGGCAACATCA AGGAGAGGTGTCTAGATGGAGAGACGTACATGAAAGACCTCATCCAACTGAACCCAACAGCAGAGTGGGTCATCAAAGTGGTGCAGAGATAA
- the arhgap18 gene encoding rho GTPase-activating protein 18 isoform X2, which translates to MESVMASRMVCYLYFSRRTGHYTIQQHQNTHGDQHGPSTTADGTKPTQPLPIPRTQPPCSSPRQSPRTLPSCQRCNSQDSLDELEMNDYWKEVENIASSERGAGRGDGEGDGEAHEEEHQKIPEEGEQAEAWLKEAGLEGLYDSSLEGNSDQEEDNVGFLSTLTRTQAAAVERRVKSAYQTQRRRNRQHVPDVRDIFKPPRMSDMPSKYEEGSENGKKDVTSAAAETDTELNVEVAFSEQALTYRGNHQRSKFTSPKSPDDKLPNFKLLRDKTGQTRIGDLSLLDMKKVHRLVLVESTALFDTAGIDLKPHKAVKIKSRESGLFGVPLTSLLDQDQKRIPGTKVPFILQRLISHIEEQGLDTEGLLRIPGAATRVKALCQELESSFYDGTFPWEHLKQHDAASLLKLFIRELPHPLLTVEYLSAFIAIDKLPIKKQQLHALNLLVLLLPEANRDTLKTLVEFFQRVIDHQAENKMTLNNVSVIMAPNIFMFKGFRSKITEQQEYSMAAGTANIVRLLIRYQNLLWTIPKFIMNQVRQQNMENQRKQKERAVRKLLKMITTDKPSERTIPEESSQGFIRIHAPQFRKVSMAVELTEDLQASDVLTRFLSQDRSLVVKPEDLSLYEIGGNIKERCLDGETYMKDLIQLNPTAEWVIKVVQR; encoded by the exons TCGCAGAACGGGCCACTACACgatccagcagcaccagaacacACACGGCGACCAGCATGGACCCTCCACGACCGCTGACGGGACAAAACCCACTCAGCCGCTGCCCATCCCGAGGACCCAGCCCccctgcagcagccccagacAAAGCCCCAGAACGCTGCCCTCGTGTCAGCGCTGCAACTCTCAG GACTCTCTAGACGAGCTGGAGATGAACGACTACTGGAAGGAAGTGGAGAACATCGCCAGCTCTGAacgaggagcaggaagaggggaCGGTGAAGGAGACGGGGAAGCGCACGAGGAGGAGCATCAGAAAATTCCTGAGG agGGTGAACAGGCAGAAGCATGGCTAAAGGAGGCGGGGCTTGAAGGGCTCTATGACAGCTCATTGGAGGGCAACTCGGATCAG GAAGAAGACAACGTGGGGTTCCTGTCGACACTGACCAGAACGCAGGCGGCAGCCGTGGAACGTCGGGTGAAGTCGGCCTACCAGACACAGCGGCGCCGCAACCGCCAGCACGTTCCAGATGTTAGAGATATATTCAAACCTCCTCGAATG AGTGACATGCCAAGTAAATACGAAGAGGGAAGTGAGAATGGGAAAAAAGATGTaacttcagctgcagctg AAACAGATACTGAGCTGAACGTTGAAGTGGCGTTTTCAGAGCAGGCACTCACTTACAGGGGCAACCATCAGAGGTCaaaattcacaagtcctaagTCTCCAGATGACAAACTACCa AACTTTAAACTGCTTAGAGATAAAACTGGTCAGACCAGAATAGGAGATCTGTCTCTGCTTGATATGAAAAAG GTACACAGATTAGTTCTAGTGGAATCGACTGCTCTGTTTGACACTGCAGGAATAGACCTTAAACCCCACAAAGCTGTCAAAATAAAGAGTAGAG AGAGTGGTCTGTTTGGTGTTCCTCTCACCTCGTTactggaccaggaccagaagCGGATTCCTGGGACCAAAGTGCCATTCATACTGCAAAGG CTCATCAGTCACATCGAGGAGCAGGGCTTAGACACAGAGGGGCTCCTCAGGATCCCTGGAGCTGCCACGAGAGTCAAG GCGCTGTGTCAGGAGCTTGAGTCCTCTTTCTATGATGGCACGTTTCCATGGGAACATTTGAAACAGCATGATGCTGCTAGCCTTTTAAAGCTGTTCATCAGGGAGTTGCCCCACCCTTTACTGACTGTGGAATACCTCAGCGCATTTATTGCTATCGATA AACTTCCTATaaagaaacagcagctgcatgCTTTGAACCTGTTGGtccttttgttgcctgaggcaaaTCGGGATACTTTGAAG ACACTTGTGGAGTTTTTCCAGCGTGTGATCGACCACCAGGCTGAGAATAAAATGACCCTCAATAATGTTTCAGTCATCATGGCGCCCAACATCTTCATGTTTAAGGGATTCCGCTCAAAGATTACAGAACAACAGGAGTACTCCATGGCAGCAGGCACAGCTAACATTGTCCGGCTGCTAATCAGATACCAGAATCTTTTATGGACT ATCCCCAAATTCATTATGAATCAGGTCCGACAGCAAAATATGGAAAATCAGCGCAAGCAAAAAGAGAGGGCTGTAAGGAAGCTGCTTAAGATGATTACCACCGACAAACCATCTGAGAGGACCATCCCAGAG GAGAGCTCACAGGGGTTCATACGCATCCATGCGCCGCAGTTCCGTAAAGTCTCCATGGCTGTTGAGCTGACTGAAGACCTGCAAGCTTCTGATGTGTTGACACGCTTCCTCAGCCAggacag GTCGTTGGTTGTGAAACCAGAAGATCTGTCTCTTTATGAGATCGGAGGCAACATCA AGGAGAGGTGTCTAGATGGAGAGACGTACATGAAAGACCTCATCCAACTGAACCCAACAGCAGAGTGGGTCATCAAAGTGGTGCAGAGATAA
- the sel1l gene encoding protein sel-1 homolog 1 isoform X1, whose amino-acid sequence MVSYSTMGYTRYLKTARTFCCLCILLTVFVKGIRAEEDQHYRPELKSYHDPDSEEEDGHHVSEIVAGASVTSSYTVSQIDEEKQTHNDEGEREKVEEEDLPEQPPPVEEKPKEVPVVNGGTADGEPCIFPFLFQKKEYTDCTTDGRGDGRLWCATTYDYNMDKKWGFCETEEQSQQRLQAEEAEQQYQNLLHMLNITTKRSQRRELYEKLLKVAETGHQKSLEKVGYGMLFGDYMNQNINKAKEIFEKLAVEGSPRAQTALGFLYAAGLGVNSSQAKALVYYTFGALGGNLIAHMILGYRYWGGVGVPQSCESALTHYRLVANQVASEVTLTGGTAVQKIRLLDEAENPGSTSGMLEEDLIQYYQFLAEKGDVQAQVGLGQLHLHGGRGVEQNHQRAFDYFTQAANAGNTHAMAFLGKMYSDGSEFLPQNNETALKYFKKASELGNPVGQSGLGMAYLYGRGVPVNYDLALKYFQKAAEQGLVDGQLQLGTMYYNGIGVKRDYKQALKFFNLASQAGHVLAFYYLAQMHATGTGVMRSCHTAVELFKNVCERGRWSERLMTAYGSFREGETDAALVQYLLLAEQGYEVAQSNVAFILDQKGAKIFSENETYPRALLHWTRAAAQGYTVARIKLGDYHYYGYGTDVDYETAVIHYRLASEQQHSAQAMFNLGYMHEKGLGIKQDIHLAKRFYDMAAEASPDAQVPVFLALCKLGLVYTLQYLQDLNLKEFVSQVDLDQLLGPEWDLYLMTVLALLLGTVIAYRQRQHQIIVPPRVPAPAPPPPPPPRAPQEQLQAQAEEHSQAGAEDQGQGETQAPGEEEGQEQ is encoded by the exons ATGGTTAGCTACTCAACAATGGGCTATACGAGGTATTTAAAGACTGCACGGACGTTTTGCTGTTTGTGTATTCTGCTGACAGTCTTCGTCAAAGGAATACGTGCTG AGGAGGATCAACACTACCGACCTGAGCTCAAG tCTTACCATGACCCAGactctgaggaggaagatggccATCATGTTTCAGAAATTGTGGCTGGTGCATCTGTCACCTCCAGTTATACAGTGTCCCAAATAGATGAAGAGAAGCAGACTCACAAtgatgaaggagagagagagaaggtggaggaagaggacctCCCTGAGCAGCCCCCTCCTGTTGAAGAAAAGCCTAAAGAAG TTCCTGTGGTGAATGGAGGCACAGCCGATGGAGAACCTTGTATCTTCcctttcctcttccagaagaagGAATACACAGACTGTACCACTGATGGACGTGGGGACGGGCGGTTGTGGTGCGCCACAACATATGACTATAATATGGATAAAAAGTGGGGTTTCTGTGAGA CGGAGGAGCAGTcacagcagaggctgcaggcgGAGGAGGCCGAGCAGCAGTATCAAAATCTCCTGCACATGCTGAATATCACCAccaagaggagccagaggagaga GTTATATGAGAAACTGCTGAAGGTCGCTGAGACGGGCCACCAGAAATCCCTGGAGAAGGTGGGCTACGGCATGCTGTTCGGAGACTACATGAACCAGAACATCAACAAGGCTAAGGAGATATTTGAAAAGCTCGCCGTGGAGGGCTCGCCCAGAGCTCAGACG GCTCTCGGGTTTTTGTATGCAGCAGGGCTCGGAGTTAACTCGAGTCAGGCCAAG GCTTTGGTTTATTACACGTTTGGAGCACTGGGTGGAAACCTGATCGCTCACATGATTCTG GGATACAGATACTGGGGCGGTGTTGGTGTTCCACAGAGCTGCGAGTCGGCGTTAACGCACTACAGGCTCGTGGCAAATCAGG TGGCCAGTGAGGTGACGCTGACAGGAGGTACGGCTGTACAGAAGATCAGGCTTTTGGACGAGGCGGAGAACCCAGGATCTACCAGCGggatgctggaggaggacctgaTCCAGTACTACCAGTTTTTAGCTGAGAAAGGAGACGTACAAGCCCAG GTCGGATTGGGTCAGTTACACCTGCACGGAGGACGTGGAGTGGAGCAGAACCATCAG AGGGCTTTTGACTACTTCACCCAGGCTGCCAATGCAGGAAACACGCACGCCATGGCGTTCCTCGGCAAG ATGTATTCAGACGGCAGCGAGTTTCTCCCGCAGAATAATGAGACGGCCCTGAAATACTTCAAGAAAGCCTCCGAGTTG GGAAACCCAGTGGGACAGAGCGGCCTTGGCATGGCCTACCTGTATGGAAGAGGCGTCCCAGTG AACTACGATCTGGCGCTGAAATACTTCCAGAAGGCAGCAGAGCAGGGTCTGGTTGATGGACAGCTCCAGTTGGGTACCATGTACTACA ATGGCATCGGTGTGAAGCGAGATTACAAACAGGCTCTTAAATTCTTCAACCTGGCCTCCCAGGCGGGCCACGTCCTGGCCTTCTACTACTTGGCCCAGATGCATGCCACCGGTACGGGTGTGATGCGTTCCTGCCATACAGCCGTGGAG CTTTTCAAAAACGTGTGTGAACGTGGCCGATGGTCGGAGCGTCTCATGACGGCGTACGGCAGCTTCAGGGAGGGCGAAACGGACGCTGCGCTGGTCCAGTACCTGCTGCTGGCAGAGCAGGGCTACGAGGTGGCTCAGAGCAACGTGGCCTTTATTCTGGATCAGA AAGGTGCGAAGATCTTCAGCGAGAATGAGACCTATCCTCGCGCCCTCCTCCACTGGACAAGAGCTGCAGCACAAG GTTACACTGTAGCGAGGATTAAACTCGGCGACTACCATTATTACGGCTACGGCACTGATGTGGACTACGAGACGGCCGTCATTCATTACAGGCTGGCGtcggagcagcagcacagtgccCAGGCCATGTTTAACCTGGGTTATATGCACGAGAAAGGCCTGGGCATCAAACAG GACATTCATTTAGCCAAGCGTTTCTACGACATGGCTGCAGAAGCCAGTCCAGATGCCCAGGTCCCAGTTTTTCTGGCTCTGTGCAAGCTCGGTCTGGTTTACACTCTGCAGTACCTGCAGGATCTCAAT TTGAAGGAATTTGTCTCTCAGGTGGACCTGGACCAGCTTCTGGGCCCCGAGTGGGACCTCTACCTCATGACCGTCCTCGCCCTGCTGCTGGGCACAGTCATTGCCTACAGACAGCGGCAGCACCAAATCATAGTACCCCCGCGGGTGCCtgcccccgcccctcccccgcctccacCTCCAAGAGCCCCCCAGGAACAGTTGCAGGCCCAGGCTGAGGAGCACTCGCAGGCGGGGGCCGAGGACCAGGGCCAGGGAGAAACGCAAGCCccgggggaagaggaggggcagGAACAGTGA